Proteins found in one Terriglobales bacterium genomic segment:
- the iscU gene encoding Fe-S cluster assembly scaffold IscU, with translation MAYSDKVLDHYTNPRNVGSLDKNSSQVGTGLVGAPECGDVMKLQIKVNPDTQVIEEARFKTFGCGSAIASSSLATEWVKGKTVEQALEIKNTEIVKELSLPPVKIHCSVLAEDAIRAAISDWKKKQAAHNPAPIAAEAKAGD, from the coding sequence ATGGCATACAGCGATAAAGTACTCGATCATTACACCAATCCTCGGAATGTGGGCTCGCTCGACAAGAACAGCAGCCAGGTGGGGACGGGGTTGGTGGGCGCTCCGGAATGCGGCGACGTAATGAAGCTGCAGATCAAGGTGAACCCGGATACGCAGGTAATCGAAGAAGCCAGATTCAAGACCTTCGGCTGTGGCTCTGCCATCGCTTCTTCCTCGCTCGCCACCGAGTGGGTCAAGGGAAAGACGGTTGAGCAAGCTCTGGAAATCAAGAATACGGAAATTGTTAAGGAGCTCTCTCTTCCTCCCGTGAAGATTCACTGTTCGGTGCTGGCGGAAGATGCGATCCGGGCGGCCATCAGCGACTGGAAGAAGAAGCAGGCGGCACACAATCCAGCGCCCATCGCAGCCGAAGCCAAAGCGGGAGACTAG
- a CDS encoding Rrf2 family transcriptional regulator: MLKLTKKADYGLIAMKHLAEHQHDRACSAKELAEAHGIPAELLAKILQRLVRARLLVSHHGINGGYNLARDARMISAFDVIRAIDGPLFLTSCVTHRGECEQTNRCTVREPLRKVKVGIEEVLSKLTIWELTQAADEGQTREQLVHLTMKS, encoded by the coding sequence CTGATCGCCATGAAACATCTGGCGGAGCACCAGCACGATCGAGCCTGCAGCGCTAAGGAATTGGCCGAGGCGCACGGCATTCCCGCGGAGCTTCTGGCAAAGATTCTGCAGCGCCTGGTGCGAGCCCGCTTGCTGGTATCGCATCATGGGATCAATGGCGGCTATAACCTCGCTCGCGATGCGCGCATGATTTCTGCGTTCGACGTTATCCGCGCCATCGATGGTCCCCTGTTTCTGACCTCCTGCGTAACTCATCGCGGGGAATGCGAACAGACCAACCGCTGCACCGTGCGTGAGCCGCTTCGCAAAGTGAAGGTGGGGATCGAAGAAGTACTGAGCAAGCTCACCATCTGGGAACTGACCCAGGCAGCCGACGAGGGCCAAACCCGAGAACAACTGGTTCATCTGACGATGAAATCCTGA
- a CDS encoding iron-sulfur cluster assembly accessory protein, with amino-acid sequence METTESSAPATQAVRGLVVTERALAKIKVAMAKEGISPEQGGLRVGVQGGGCSGLSYNIRFDSQPQERDRIFQFGDVRIFIDPKSFIYLHGMTLDYEESLMHQGFVFTNPNAQKSCGCGTSFSV; translated from the coding sequence ATGGAAACCACGGAGAGTTCGGCGCCGGCAACGCAAGCAGTGCGAGGGCTGGTGGTCACAGAAAGGGCGCTCGCGAAGATCAAGGTCGCGATGGCCAAGGAAGGAATCTCCCCTGAACAGGGCGGACTGCGCGTGGGTGTGCAGGGAGGCGGCTGCTCCGGTCTGAGCTACAACATTCGCTTCGACTCGCAGCCCCAGGAACGCGATCGCATTTTTCAGTTCGGTGATGTGCGGATTTTTATCGATCCCAAGTCATTCATCTACTTGCATGGCATGACTCTGGACTACGAAGAGTCGCTGATGCATCAGGGGTTCGTATTCACGAATCCGAATGCGCAAAAGTCGTGCGGTTGTGGGACTTCGTTTTCCGTATAA
- a CDS encoding IscS subfamily cysteine desulfurase — protein sequence MTATVNDNGNHKDIQLPIYMDNHATTPVDPRVLEAMLPYFTGKFGNAASRNHQFGWLAEEAVETAREQIAKLIGASAKEIIFTSGATESDNLAIKGVAEMYREKGNHIITAVTEHKAVLDTCKRLEKYGYRVTYLPVMKDGLIDLDDLKRAIDDKTILVTIMAANNEIGVLQPIAEIGKICRERGVLFHSDAVQAVGKIPVDVNKDNIDLMSITAHKIYGPKGVGALYVRRKNPRVQVAPIIDGGGHERGMRSGTLNVPGIVGLGKACELCMQEMAEESKRISALRDRLKEKIMSSLDEVFINGSLEHRLPNNLNISFAYVEGESLLMGINDVAVSSGSACTSATLEPSYVLKALGTGDDLAHSSIRFGLGRFNTEAEVDYVAARLVETVNRLRELSPLYEMAKEGIDLKKVAWAAE from the coding sequence ATGACTGCGACGGTAAATGACAACGGCAATCATAAAGATATCCAGTTACCCATCTATATGGACAACCACGCGACCACGCCGGTCGATCCGCGAGTGCTGGAAGCCATGCTGCCGTACTTCACCGGGAAGTTTGGCAATGCTGCCAGCCGCAATCACCAGTTTGGCTGGCTGGCGGAGGAAGCGGTAGAAACCGCGCGTGAGCAGATCGCGAAGCTAATAGGCGCGAGTGCGAAGGAAATCATCTTCACCTCCGGCGCCACTGAGAGCGACAATCTGGCGATCAAGGGCGTGGCCGAGATGTACCGCGAGAAGGGCAACCACATTATCACCGCGGTCACTGAGCACAAGGCTGTTCTGGACACCTGCAAGCGGCTGGAGAAATACGGCTATCGCGTCACCTACCTGCCGGTGATGAAGGATGGCCTGATCGATCTGGACGATTTGAAGCGTGCCATTGATGACAAGACCATCCTGGTCACGATCATGGCGGCGAATAACGAAATCGGCGTGCTGCAGCCGATTGCGGAGATCGGGAAAATCTGTCGCGAGCGCGGCGTCTTGTTCCACAGCGACGCCGTCCAGGCGGTCGGCAAGATTCCGGTCGATGTGAACAAAGACAATATCGATCTCATGTCGATTACGGCGCACAAGATCTATGGCCCGAAGGGCGTGGGAGCGCTCTACGTGCGTCGCAAGAATCCACGCGTGCAGGTGGCGCCGATTATCGACGGCGGAGGTCACGAGCGCGGTATGCGCTCGGGTACGTTAAACGTTCCCGGCATCGTGGGTTTAGGCAAGGCCTGCGAACTCTGCATGCAGGAGATGGCGGAAGAGAGCAAGCGGATCTCCGCACTGCGCGATCGCCTGAAAGAAAAAATCATGAGCAGCCTCGACGAGGTGTTCATCAACGGTTCTTTGGAGCACCGTCTGCCGAACAATCTGAACATCAGTTTCGCGTATGTGGAAGGCGAATCCCTGCTGATGGGCATCAACGATGTTGCCGTGTCCAGTGGCTCGGCATGCACGTCGGCAACATTGGAGCCGTCCTATGTGCTTAAGGCATTAGGGACGGGCGACGATCTGGCGCACAGCTCGATACGCTTTGGGCTGGGGCGCTTTAACACCGAAGCGGAAGTGGATTATGTGGCGGCTCGTCTTGTCGAAACGGTGAATCGTCTGCGCGAGCTCTCTCCACTCTATGAGATGGCGAAGGAAGGTATCGATCTGAAGAAGGTCGCTTGGGCTGCGGAATAG